The Polynucleobacter necessarius genome has a window encoding:
- the metK gene encoding methionine adenosyltransferase, whose product MANDYFFTSESVSEGHPDKVADQISDAILDSILAQDPTARVAAETLCNTGLVVLAGEITTNANVDYIQVARNTLREIGYDNTDYGIDYKGCAVLVAYDKQSPDIAQGVDKAHDDGLDQGAGDQGLMFGYACDETAELMPLPIHLSHRLVERQSQLRRDGRLNWLRPDAKSQVTLRYVDGKPDSIDTVVLSTQHDEEISLEKLREAVIEEIIKTVLPKHLIKGAINFLVNPTGRFVIGGPQGDCGLTGRKIIVDTYGGAAPHGGGAFSGKDPSKVDRSAAYAGRYVAKNVVAAGLASKCLIQISYAIGGAKPTSVMVGTFGTGKISDEKIAQLVSEHFDLRPKGIVKMLNLLRPIYRKTAAYGHFGREEPEFTWEQCDKAPALRAAAGL is encoded by the coding sequence ATGGCAAATGATTACTTCTTTACCTCAGAATCCGTTTCTGAAGGTCACCCCGATAAAGTAGCAGACCAAATCTCTGATGCCATTCTGGATTCAATCCTGGCTCAGGACCCAACTGCGCGCGTTGCTGCAGAAACTTTGTGCAATACCGGCTTAGTAGTTTTAGCTGGTGAAATCACAACGAACGCCAATGTGGATTACATCCAAGTAGCTCGCAACACTTTGCGTGAAATTGGTTACGACAACACTGACTACGGTATTGATTACAAAGGTTGTGCCGTGTTGGTTGCTTATGACAAGCAAAGTCCTGATATCGCTCAGGGCGTAGACAAGGCGCATGACGACGGTTTAGATCAGGGGGCTGGTGACCAAGGTTTGATGTTTGGTTACGCTTGTGACGAAACTGCAGAACTGATGCCTTTGCCAATCCATTTGTCACACCGCTTGGTAGAGCGTCAGTCTCAACTGCGCCGTGATGGCCGTTTGAACTGGTTGCGTCCAGATGCGAAGTCTCAAGTGACCTTGCGCTATGTGGATGGCAAGCCTGACTCAATCGATACAGTAGTTCTCTCTACGCAACATGATGAAGAAATCTCTCTCGAGAAATTGCGCGAAGCAGTGATCGAAGAAATCATCAAAACAGTATTGCCGAAGCATTTGATCAAAGGTGCGATTAACTTCTTGGTAAACCCAACAGGCCGATTCGTTATTGGCGGCCCGCAAGGCGATTGCGGTCTGACAGGTCGCAAGATCATTGTGGACACCTACGGCGGTGCGGCTCCTCACGGTGGTGGCGCGTTCTCCGGCAAGGATCCATCTAAGGTTGATCGTTCCGCTGCCTATGCTGGTCGTTATGTAGCAAAGAACGTAGTTGCTGCTGGTTTAGCAAGCAAGTGCTTGATTCAGATCTCTTATGCGATTGGTGGGGCTAAGCCAACTTCAGTGATGGTGGGCACCTTTGGCACTGGCAAGATCTCTGATGAGAAGATTGCACAACTGGTATCTGAGCACTTTGACTTGCGGCCAAAGGGTATCGTCAAGATGTTGAACCTCTTACGTCCGATTTATCGTAAGACGGCTGCTTATGGCCACTTTGGTCGTGAAGAGCCAGAATTTACTTGGGAACAGTGCGACAAGGCCCCTGCGTTACGTGCGGCTGCTGGCTTGTAA
- a CDS encoding lipid A biosynthesis acyltransferase, with the protein MTWLQIVFNFLALSLLRLFAFLPYGLTIYIGYGLGWLAAHIPNERAKAVKTNLRLCFPNLSQDEINSLALEHWKLFGRSVIERSRIWLGSGKQITDIITINSAITLGDRKPRLLINPHFVGLEGGFMALSALASQHDWPRGAGLYQNMKNPFFNQKMIEWRNRFGGKSIERQSRLRDLIREIQTGNFIFIAPGIDLGPRDSVFVPFFGIQTNTITSVSRLARLSGAEVCLMTTTLNADRMGYTCNISAPLPNFPTDDVEADSARLNKYIEDLVREKPAEYYWVHKRFKHRPPGEPSLYN; encoded by the coding sequence ATGACCTGGTTACAAATCGTTTTTAATTTTCTGGCGCTGAGCTTGCTGCGCCTATTTGCATTTCTACCTTATGGCCTTACCATTTATATTGGCTACGGTCTCGGATGGTTGGCGGCACACATACCAAATGAGCGTGCCAAGGCTGTAAAAACAAATTTGCGTTTATGCTTCCCCAATCTGAGTCAAGATGAAATTAACTCGCTCGCACTAGAGCACTGGAAACTATTTGGGCGTAGCGTCATTGAGAGAAGTCGTATTTGGCTTGGTAGCGGAAAACAAATTACCGATATCATCACCATCAACTCTGCAATCACTTTAGGCGATCGCAAGCCACGACTCTTAATTAATCCTCACTTTGTAGGGCTCGAGGGCGGCTTCATGGCGCTTTCGGCTTTGGCTAGTCAGCATGATTGGCCACGGGGTGCCGGTCTCTACCAAAATATGAAGAACCCATTCTTCAATCAAAAGATGATTGAATGGAGAAATCGTTTCGGTGGTAAATCGATTGAGCGTCAAAGTCGCTTACGTGATTTGATTCGCGAAATTCAAACAGGTAACTTTATTTTTATTGCGCCTGGTATTGATCTTGGTCCACGCGACTCTGTTTTTGTTCCTTTCTTTGGAATCCAAACCAATACGATCACTTCAGTCTCTCGACTAGCAAGGCTTAGCGGTGCGGAAGTCTGCCTCATGACTACCACTTTGAATGCTGATCGCATGGGGTATACCTGCAATATCAGCGCACCACTTCCCAATTTTCCAACAGATGACGTTGAGGCAGATTCCGCACGCCTGAATAAATACATCGAAGACCTTGTTCGAGAAAAACCTGCAGAGTACTATTGGGTACATAAACGCTTTAAGCATCGGCCACCTGGCGAGCCAAGTCTTTATAACTAA
- a CDS encoding exodeoxyribonuclease III, which produces MLRIISANLNGIRSAVKKGFMSWVVKQKADFVCMQELKAQQDDLEDAILNPDGLHGFFHHAEKKGYSGCGIYTPHKPDEVLYGYGNEEFDAEGRYVEARFKKLSVISVYMPSGSSSPERQEAKYRYLDSFLPHLVELKKSGREIVLCGDVNIAHNEIDLKNWKGNLKNSGFLPEERAWLTNLFDKVGYVDVYRKLKPEATEACYTWWSNRGQAYAKNVGWRIDYHITTPGIAESAKNTAVYKEERFSDHAPLTVDYDWSI; this is translated from the coding sequence ATGTTACGCATCATTTCTGCCAACCTCAACGGTATCCGTTCTGCAGTCAAAAAAGGCTTCATGTCTTGGGTTGTAAAACAAAAGGCGGACTTTGTCTGCATGCAGGAGCTCAAAGCTCAACAGGATGACTTAGAAGATGCCATTCTCAATCCGGATGGGTTACACGGCTTTTTTCATCATGCTGAGAAAAAGGGCTATAGCGGCTGCGGCATCTACACCCCCCATAAGCCAGACGAGGTGCTCTATGGCTATGGGAATGAAGAATTTGATGCTGAGGGACGCTATGTAGAAGCCCGATTCAAGAAGCTGTCAGTGATCTCAGTATACATGCCCTCAGGCTCAAGCTCGCCAGAAAGACAGGAGGCTAAATATCGTTATCTAGACTCTTTCTTGCCACACCTAGTTGAACTCAAAAAGTCAGGGCGCGAGATTGTGCTGTGTGGGGATGTGAATATTGCCCACAATGAAATCGATCTGAAAAACTGGAAAGGCAACCTGAAGAACTCAGGATTTTTACCAGAAGAGCGTGCTTGGCTGACAAACCTATTTGACAAAGTCGGTTACGTAGATGTCTATAGAAAGCTAAAGCCTGAAGCGACTGAGGCCTGCTACACCTGGTGGAGTAATCGCGGTCAAGCATATGCAAAGAACGTCGGCTGGCGCATCGACTATCACATCACCACTCCGGGCATTGCAGAAAGCGCTAAAAATACTGCGGTGTATAAAGAGGAGCGCTTCTCAGATCATGCGCCACTTACAGTAGATTACGACTGGTCTATTTAG
- a CDS encoding lysophospholipid acyltransferase family protein: protein MRKLLLKLTLAAIAVLPLFLVQVIGGVLGILAYVGSKQYRSLFRPQYEAVVKSHHLPLQIWHAAAASGQLFSNSLWIWRNPKKALSLVEVQDWDLVEAAINGGHGLVMLTPHLGGFEIMPRVLAQHFPATILYRPSRQEWLNEVVEEGRAYPNIHFVPTSLNGVRQMTRALTRGEAIGILPDQVPSGGEGVWVPFFGRPAYTTPLPARLANRNNTPVVMFTAKRKGLGKGWLMQAKRLEPLSEDSTLAAAELNTAIENAILVAPNQFIWAYNRYKHPSRAELPPSN, encoded by the coding sequence GTGCGCAAACTCCTTCTCAAGCTAACCCTCGCTGCAATTGCAGTGTTGCCCTTATTCCTAGTTCAGGTCATTGGGGGCGTTTTGGGAATTTTGGCTTATGTAGGCTCAAAGCAATATCGATCACTTTTTCGCCCTCAATATGAGGCGGTTGTTAAAAGTCATCATTTACCCCTGCAAATCTGGCATGCGGCTGCTGCATCAGGGCAACTCTTCTCAAACAGTTTGTGGATTTGGCGAAATCCTAAAAAAGCACTTTCCCTTGTTGAAGTGCAAGACTGGGATCTGGTTGAGGCGGCGATCAATGGGGGTCATGGCTTAGTCATGCTCACCCCACACCTCGGTGGTTTTGAAATCATGCCCAGAGTATTGGCCCAACACTTCCCTGCAACCATCCTCTATCGGCCATCACGCCAAGAGTGGCTAAATGAAGTAGTTGAAGAAGGTCGCGCGTACCCCAATATACATTTCGTACCAACCAGCCTCAACGGCGTACGTCAAATGACGCGGGCACTCACCCGCGGCGAAGCCATCGGCATTCTTCCAGATCAGGTACCTAGCGGCGGTGAAGGCGTTTGGGTACCCTTTTTCGGACGCCCAGCCTACACAACTCCGCTACCCGCAAGACTAGCTAATCGCAACAACACACCAGTGGTCATGTTTACTGCCAAACGCAAAGGTCTTGGCAAGGGCTGGCTAATGCAGGCTAAGAGACTGGAGCCACTTTCTGAAGACTCGACACTCGCAGCTGCTGAACTGAACACTGCCATTGAGAATGCGATCCTAGTTGCGCCCAATCAATTTATCTGGGCATATAACCGCTACAAACATCCTAGCAGAGCGGAATTACCACCAAGCAATTAG
- the ahcY gene encoding adenosylhomocysteinase has protein sequence MSTVFDLNNFVATRCAIADISLADFGRKEIAIAETEMPGLIAIRDEFASQQPLRGARITGSLHMTIQTAVLIETLEALGAEVQWASCNIFSTQDHAAAAIAANGTPVFAIKGETLEEYWDYTHRIFEWADGGFTNMILDDGGDATLLLHLGARAEKDQACLNHPTSEEETILFAAIKKKLAQDPTWYSTRLEKVKGVTEETTTGVHRLYQMFAKGDLKFPAINVNDSVTKSKFDNLYGCRESLVDAIKRATDVMVAGKVAVVCGYGDVGKGSAQALRALSAQVWVTEVDPICALQAVMEGYRVVTMDYAADKADIFVSATGNYHVITHDHMVKMKNQAIVCNIGHFDNEIDVAGIEKYKWEEIKPQVDHVIFPAANGNPEKRIIILAKGRLVNLGCGTGHPSYVMSSSFANQVIAQIELWNAVGTDKYPVGVYTLPKHLDEKVARLQLKTLNAQLTVLSDQQASYIGVTKEGPYKADHYRY, from the coding sequence ATGAGTACCGTTTTCGATTTAAACAACTTTGTAGCAACCCGTTGCGCGATTGCTGATATTTCTTTGGCTGACTTTGGCCGCAAAGAAATCGCAATTGCTGAAACAGAAATGCCAGGCCTCATCGCCATTCGCGATGAGTTCGCATCACAGCAACCTTTGCGTGGCGCACGCATTACTGGTTCATTGCACATGACCATTCAAACTGCAGTATTGATTGAGACTTTAGAGGCTCTCGGTGCTGAAGTGCAGTGGGCATCTTGCAATATTTTCTCCACACAAGATCACGCTGCTGCAGCAATTGCTGCTAACGGCACTCCAGTGTTTGCGATCAAGGGCGAAACCCTTGAGGAGTACTGGGATTACACCCACCGTATTTTCGAGTGGGCAGATGGCGGCTTTACCAATATGATTTTAGATGACGGCGGCGATGCGACTTTGTTATTGCATCTTGGTGCACGTGCTGAAAAAGATCAAGCTTGCTTGAATCACCCAACTAGCGAAGAAGAAACTATTTTGTTTGCAGCCATTAAAAAGAAATTGGCGCAAGATCCAACTTGGTACTCCACACGCTTAGAAAAAGTAAAAGGCGTTACCGAAGAAACCACTACTGGTGTACATCGTCTCTATCAGATGTTCGCAAAAGGTGACTTGAAGTTCCCGGCAATTAACGTGAACGATTCTGTTACTAAGAGCAAGTTCGATAACCTCTATGGTTGCCGTGAATCTTTAGTTGATGCGATTAAGCGTGCTACTGACGTGATGGTTGCCGGTAAGGTTGCCGTGGTTTGTGGTTACGGCGACGTAGGTAAGGGATCTGCTCAAGCTTTGCGCGCTTTGTCAGCTCAAGTTTGGGTGACTGAAGTAGATCCAATCTGTGCATTGCAAGCAGTCATGGAAGGTTACCGAGTGGTGACAATGGACTACGCTGCAGATAAAGCAGACATCTTTGTTTCCGCAACAGGTAACTACCATGTGATTACACATGACCATATGGTGAAGATGAAGAACCAAGCCATTGTTTGTAACATCGGTCACTTCGATAACGAGATTGATGTTGCTGGTATTGAAAAATACAAGTGGGAAGAAATCAAGCCACAAGTAGATCATGTGATTTTCCCAGCAGCTAATGGCAATCCTGAGAAGCGCATCATCATCCTGGCTAAAGGCCGTTTGGTTAACCTCGGTTGCGGTACAGGTCACCCATCTTATGTAATGAGCTCTTCATTTGCGAACCAAGTAATTGCACAGATCGAATTGTGGAATGCAGTTGGCACAGATAAATACCCAGTGGGTGTTTACACCTTGCCTAAGCATTTGGATGAGAAGGTTGCTCGCTTGCAGCTCAAGACATTGAATGCCCAGTTAACCGTATTGTCAGATCAGCAAGCTTCTTACATTGGTGTAACGAAGGAAGGCCCATACAAGGCTGACCACTACCGTTATTGA
- a CDS encoding lytic transglycosylase domain-containing protein, whose protein sequence is MKKRFDVLSAGQRAVGRILFLALLSGSPSIFAEKVKKTVPAKESRISAFEVMEGDRTFIELREASKRNDVARAQTLAATLSNYPYQDYVAYFRIKPQLFDSAGVARADSNADSQVVAFLNQYQGTALADRMRNDWLLVLGKRKDWSRFDAEYPKFVLDDDIQVKCYVLQSKLAQGDNPTKVAIDARAILLGPRYFGQACQELIPTLVGAGGMTPSEAKALGRAAGEMGFESMSRHIGGEDPIADIVKSAKADPAKAFRDFSQNASRYSKENQAMAWGVIGQFLAKKLDPNADDAYRLQQELGYNELLSTEGQEWKVRAGLRAKDWTLVKNAIEGMSPVVRSRDPAWTYWYARALKVEGQNENARENLELIADQYNFYGQLAREDLGKSNHAPARTKVSDAEIEAMSQRKGFIRGERFYAMNLRFEGNRDWNWELRNMSDKQLLAAAEYAKRIGLYDRVVNTADRTKQEHDFSLRYPTPYRDELSLIAKQIDLNLTWAYGLIRQESRFIMNASSSVGASGLMQVMPNTAKYVAKKIGMTSYTNDKLTDTNTNLTLGSNYLNMVLVDLDGSWVLASAAYNAGPSRSKNWREKLTSPTEGAIFAETIPFNETRTYVKNVLANATYYSSVMYGQTQSLKQRLGVISPKAASASELP, encoded by the coding sequence GTGAAAAAGAGGTTTGATGTTTTGAGTGCTGGACAAAGGGCGGTGGGCAGAATTCTATTTCTGGCTCTATTAAGTGGTTCGCCCAGCATTTTTGCAGAGAAGGTCAAGAAAACTGTTCCCGCCAAAGAAAGCAGAATTTCGGCCTTTGAAGTCATGGAGGGGGATCGCACCTTTATTGAGTTGCGTGAGGCCTCTAAAAGGAATGACGTAGCTCGCGCACAAACCTTGGCTGCCACTCTCTCAAACTATCCTTACCAAGACTATGTAGCCTATTTCCGTATCAAGCCTCAGCTATTTGATAGTGCTGGTGTGGCTCGAGCTGATAGCAATGCAGACTCACAGGTAGTTGCTTTCCTAAATCAATACCAGGGCACCGCTTTGGCTGATCGGATGCGCAATGACTGGCTACTCGTTTTAGGTAAGCGAAAAGATTGGTCACGCTTTGATGCTGAATATCCTAAGTTTGTTTTGGATGACGACATTCAGGTGAAGTGTTATGTACTCCAATCTAAATTGGCCCAAGGTGATAACCCAACCAAAGTAGCGATTGATGCGCGCGCAATATTATTGGGCCCACGTTATTTCGGTCAGGCTTGCCAGGAGCTAATACCAACTTTGGTTGGCGCTGGAGGAATGACTCCTAGCGAGGCAAAGGCATTGGGCCGCGCTGCAGGTGAGATGGGTTTTGAATCCATGTCGCGTCACATTGGCGGTGAAGATCCTATTGCCGACATTGTGAAATCTGCTAAAGCAGATCCAGCAAAAGCTTTTAGAGATTTTTCTCAAAATGCATCTCGCTATAGCAAAGAGAATCAGGCCATGGCTTGGGGTGTGATTGGCCAATTCCTTGCAAAGAAATTAGATCCGAATGCAGATGATGCGTATCGTCTTCAACAAGAGCTGGGCTACAACGAACTTCTTTCTACTGAAGGCCAGGAATGGAAAGTGCGTGCAGGCTTGCGCGCTAAAGACTGGACGCTGGTAAAGAATGCAATTGAGGGTATGAGTCCTGTGGTGCGCAGTAGAGATCCCGCTTGGACTTATTGGTATGCGCGTGCATTAAAAGTTGAGGGCCAAAATGAAAATGCGCGCGAGAACCTTGAACTCATTGCTGACCAGTACAACTTCTATGGACAGCTTGCGCGCGAAGATTTGGGGAAATCCAATCATGCGCCTGCCAGAACCAAAGTGAGTGATGCAGAAATCGAAGCCATGTCACAACGCAAAGGCTTCATTCGGGGTGAACGCTTCTATGCCATGAATTTGCGCTTTGAAGGTAATCGCGACTGGAATTGGGAGTTGCGCAATATGAGTGATAAGCAGTTACTCGCAGCGGCTGAATATGCCAAGCGCATCGGCCTATATGACCGTGTTGTGAATACGGCAGATCGCACCAAGCAAGAGCATGACTTTAGCTTACGCTACCCAACCCCTTATCGTGATGAGCTATCGCTAATTGCCAAGCAAATTGATTTGAATTTGACTTGGGCATATGGCTTGATTCGTCAAGAGTCACGATTCATCATGAATGCCTCTTCTTCAGTTGGCGCTTCAGGTTTGATGCAGGTGATGCCGAATACGGCGAAGTATGTCGCTAAGAAAATTGGTATGACATCCTATACCAATGACAAGCTCACCGATACCAATACCAATCTCACCTTGGGTAGTAATTACTTGAATATGGTCTTGGTAGATTTAGATGGATCTTGGGTTCTCGCATCTGCAGCTTATAACGCTGGCCCATCACGCTCTAAAAACTGGCGGGAAAAACTCACCAGCCCTACTGAGGGCGCGATCTTTGCGGAAACGATTCCATTTAATGAGACGCGTACCTATGTAAAAAACGTTTTGGCGAATGCAACGTATTATTCATCGGTAATGTACGGTCAGACACAGTCTTTAAAACAGCGTTTAGGCGTCATTTCCCCTAAAGCTGCAAGTGCATCAGAGCTACCTTAG
- the dapF gene encoding diaminopimelate epimerase: MHGAGNDFIVLNGIDQDLSDVTCEQWQKLAHRQFGIGADQILLVEKATRPDADFRYRIFNADGGEVGQCGNGSRCFVRFVLDQGLSTKNPLRVEVAHTALTLKSHEDGQVEVDMGAPIFEHSQIPFNASGLASKQEFHEMLYALPITTPATRDSWIDVLSMGNPHAVQVVGDVDSAPVLEEGPSIERDPVFPKRVNAGYMQVINRNEIKLRVYERGAGETLACGTGACAAVVSGIRRGLLDSPVKVHTRGGDLLIAWGGMINEIAQPVIMTGPAITVFEGETKI, translated from the coding sequence ATGCATGGTGCTGGTAATGATTTCATTGTGCTCAATGGGATTGATCAAGACCTGAGCGATGTCACTTGCGAGCAGTGGCAAAAACTAGCCCATCGCCAATTTGGTATTGGCGCTGATCAAATCCTGCTGGTTGAAAAAGCCACGCGTCCTGATGCTGATTTTCGTTATCGCATTTTTAATGCGGATGGTGGCGAGGTGGGGCAATGCGGCAACGGTTCACGTTGCTTTGTTCGCTTTGTTCTCGACCAAGGTCTATCCACTAAAAATCCTTTGCGGGTTGAAGTTGCGCATACAGCGCTTACACTCAAATCTCATGAAGATGGCCAGGTGGAAGTGGATATGGGCGCGCCGATTTTTGAGCATAGTCAAATTCCATTTAATGCGAGTGGCCTAGCTAGCAAGCAAGAGTTTCATGAAATGCTCTACGCTCTGCCTATTACTACACCAGCAACGCGCGATAGCTGGATAGACGTCTTATCGATGGGCAATCCCCATGCAGTTCAAGTAGTCGGTGATGTGGATAGCGCACCCGTACTCGAAGAGGGTCCTTCCATTGAAAGAGATCCTGTATTTCCGAAAAGAGTCAACGCTGGCTACATGCAAGTTATCAATCGCAATGAAATCAAGTTGCGCGTTTATGAGCGTGGCGCTGGTGAGACTCTCGCTTGTGGTACTGGTGCATGCGCGGCAGTAGTCTCCGGCATTCGTCGTGGCTTACTTGATTCCCCCGTTAAAGTGCACACCCGTGGCGGTGATTTACTTATTGCCTGGGGCGGCATGATCAATGAGATTGCTCAGCCCGTCATCATGACTGGGCCAGCAATTACCGTGTTCGAAGGCGAAACAAAGATCTAA
- the pyrE gene encoding orotate phosphoribosyltransferase, giving the protein MSSKNSNQDNFIQFVLEANVLSFGEFKTKAGRLSPYFFNAGGFNDGARLSALGRYYAKALQEAGLQYDMLYGPAYKGITLAAATAIALADSGRNVPYAYNRKEAKDHGEGGSLVGAPVKGKVVIIDDVISAGTSVRESVKLIRDAGAEPAAVLIALDRMEKSGTATEIGDKSAAQAVEQEFGLPVVAIANLADLMTFLTTSSNAELTNYLPAVKAYREKYGI; this is encoded by the coding sequence ATGAGCTCAAAAAATTCTAATCAAGATAACTTTATTCAATTTGTCTTGGAGGCAAATGTTTTGTCGTTTGGGGAGTTTAAAACTAAAGCGGGTCGCCTTTCTCCCTATTTCTTTAATGCGGGTGGATTTAATGATGGAGCTCGCTTAAGCGCCTTGGGTCGCTACTACGCCAAGGCTTTGCAAGAGGCTGGCCTGCAATACGACATGCTTTATGGGCCAGCCTATAAAGGCATCACTCTGGCTGCTGCCACTGCAATTGCTTTGGCTGATTCTGGCCGTAATGTTCCCTATGCCTACAACCGTAAAGAAGCTAAAGATCATGGCGAGGGAGGCTCATTAGTAGGTGCCCCTGTTAAAGGCAAAGTGGTCATCATTGATGATGTGATTTCTGCTGGGACTTCGGTGAGAGAGTCTGTAAAACTGATTCGCGATGCAGGTGCAGAGCCAGCAGCGGTATTGATTGCTTTGGATCGTATGGAAAAGTCAGGCACTGCTACGGAGATTGGTGATAAGTCAGCAGCACAGGCGGTAGAGCAAGAGTTTGGTTTGCCAGTAGTGGCAATCGCGAACTTGGCAGACTTAATGACTTTCTTAACTACCTCCAGCAATGCCGAGCTAACAAACTACCTACCAGCAGTGAAGGCTTATCGCGAGAAGTACGGGATTTAA
- a CDS encoding 5-formyltetrahydrofolate cyclo-ligase: protein MHGNSPKSLRQDLLAQRKQFAASAGYPVAREAILLGLASFLAGHDAQTHSVALYCPIQDELDLRPTLLAWAKSNKARMLALPFARPDKHLDFYVWQEGDLLIPSRHGVAEPDPNNPRRHQITPDCILIPCVGWSESREGDRTHYWRLGYGGGYFDRTLAQLRKAKPSLLCVGIGFDWQKLDDAQWQAQTHDEPLDAMLTESGLLITY from the coding sequence ATGCACGGCAATTCTCCAAAATCGCTACGGCAGGACTTACTAGCCCAAAGGAAACAATTTGCGGCTAGCGCAGGCTATCCCGTGGCACGAGAAGCAATTTTGCTTGGCTTAGCCAGTTTTCTAGCCGGCCATGACGCTCAGACTCATTCCGTCGCCCTGTATTGCCCCATACAAGATGAACTTGATCTTCGGCCGACTCTATTGGCCTGGGCCAAGAGCAATAAAGCTAGGATGCTGGCCCTTCCTTTTGCACGCCCCGATAAACATTTAGATTTTTATGTCTGGCAAGAAGGTGACTTGCTGATTCCAAGCCGCCATGGTGTAGCGGAACCAGACCCCAACAACCCTCGTAGGCATCAAATCACTCCAGACTGTATTTTGATTCCCTGTGTAGGCTGGTCAGAATCTAGGGAGGGCGATAGAACACACTATTGGCGGCTTGGGTATGGGGGCGGCTACTTTGACCGCACCTTAGCTCAGTTGCGCAAAGCTAAACCAAGCCTTCTGTGCGTAGGCATTGGCTTTGACTGGCAAAAATTAGATGATGCTCAATGGCAGGCTCAAACACATGATGAGCCTTTGGATGCCATGCTGACTGAGTCAGGCTTATTAATTACTTATTGA
- the metF gene encoding methylenetetrahydrofolate reductase [NAD(P)H]: MELSVEFFPPKTPEGETKLHLVRERFSETLKPAFYSVTFGAGGSTQSGTLKVVSDIHAAGAAVAPHLSCVGSSRESVREMLKQYQALGVKRIVALRGDLPSGMGQYGGFHHANELVEFIRAETGDWFHVDAAAYPETHPQAKSPATDIDFFVQKMQAGANSAVTQYFYNSDAYFRFVDEAYDLGVTEPVIAGIMPITNSTQLLRFSDACGAEIPRWIRLRLQSYGDDTASIRAFGEEVVTDLCDQLLTAGAPGLHFYSLNQADAVLAIADNLSLNK, translated from the coding sequence ATGGAATTAAGCGTTGAATTCTTCCCTCCAAAAACACCTGAAGGTGAGACTAAGCTCCATCTGGTGCGCGAGCGTTTTAGTGAAACACTCAAGCCCGCTTTTTATTCCGTGACTTTTGGTGCCGGTGGTTCTACGCAATCTGGCACATTGAAAGTGGTGAGCGATATTCATGCTGCAGGTGCAGCGGTTGCTCCCCACTTATCTTGTGTTGGCAGCTCACGTGAAAGCGTGCGCGAAATGTTGAAGCAATACCAAGCTTTAGGTGTTAAACGTATCGTAGCTTTACGTGGCGACTTGCCATCTGGCATGGGTCAGTATGGTGGGTTTCATCACGCCAATGAATTAGTCGAATTTATTCGTGCAGAAACTGGCGATTGGTTTCATGTTGATGCAGCCGCTTACCCAGAAACGCATCCTCAGGCAAAGTCACCTGCAACAGATATCGATTTCTTTGTGCAGAAGATGCAAGCTGGAGCCAATTCAGCAGTGACTCAGTACTTCTATAACAGCGATGCTTACTTCCGCTTTGTAGATGAAGCTTATGACTTGGGTGTTACTGAGCCAGTCATTGCAGGCATCATGCCGATAACCAACAGCACTCAGTTACTACGTTTTTCAGATGCTTGTGGCGCAGAGATCCCACGTTGGATTCGTTTGCGCTTGCAGTCTTATGGCGATGACACTGCTTCGATTCGTGCGTTTGGCGAAGAGGTAGTGACCGATCTTTGCGATCAGCTCTTAACTGCTGGCGCTCCAGGATTGCATTTCTATTCGCTAAATCAGGCAGATGCTGTTTTAGCAATTGCAGACAACCTCAGTCTCAATAAGTAA